The sequence below is a genomic window from Coffea arabica cultivar ET-39 chromosome 4c, Coffea Arabica ET-39 HiFi, whole genome shotgun sequence.
tttctttcctttttttttctctttttctttttttctttttttcctttttttttctttttcgcttttctttttctttcgaggtgccctttcgggttttcacctaaagaagactgaaatatctcgaccatgatcgactcagaaacatgaattaaagatttctggcatcagtaaaatgtacTTCCCTTGTAAAATTAGGCGAAgacattacggacatcacctgccagttgattaacaaattttctaatagaaatgcagcaagtgatgaaagccaggactttaggcttttgtaatgaggtcaggtgaggtgtttttcaaaaaaagttaaagcttgaaagcagatttgataCGAGGGGTGAAATAACTTAAAATTGCACTCTTCTGAAAATAACTccaaaactgaggaaaattttgccccagtttgatcagaCTTTCCctctttgcattttttattgtattttcctcactttttgcacttttctttgaaaactaaatttgccccagtgtagggttttttcttttcctctttttttttttttttttcgaaacaaatttgccccagtgtggggtttgcaattctcaagggttatcaaacgaaaattgttaattctgatggctcaaaggggacaagtagagataaaatgtttttagtgtaaaagaagatggcctgacttgcatttcgccatttgcatgaatttctaaagaaagtttgcatgatcaaatgaaaaactttttgcacatatctgagttgatgggttgagggaaaacccgtccatccatttccgccaaaataagagctccgccaggtaataccttttggacaacgaacggcccttgccaatttggagcgaacttgcctttagcttcatcttgcattgacaaaattcgcttcagtaccttatcaccttcttcaaatgcccgcCGATGGACCTTTTTGTTGTAAGCTCGGGCCACACGTTTTTGATAGCATTGcccatgacagatagcattgaatcgcttctcatctatcaaagtcaattgctcatggcgctgcttgatccaatcggcctcctccaatttagcttccatgaagattcgtagcgacggaatttcaacctcagctggtaatacagcttccatcccATACATGAGTGAATACGGCGTTGCCCCAGTTGATGTCCTGATAGAAGTCCGATACGCCAtcaatgcataaggcaacttttcatgccaatcgcgatgcttttctgtcattttgcggataattttcttcaaattcttatttgcggcttctacagctccattcatctgaggcctataaatggcagaattgcggtgtttgattttgaattgctcacatagtccatctaccatgtcattgttcagattcttggcattgtccgtgataagcgtttcgggtactccgaagcgacagatgatgtgatctctcaggAAATTGGCCACTACCTTCttcgtgacatgtttgaatgactccgcttcaacccatttggtaaagtactcgatcgccaccaatataaatcgatgtccatttgaagcgggaggatcgattgtaccaatcacgtccataccccacattgaacagggccatggggcggtcatgctatgcagttcagtgggtggagcgcgtataatgtcaccgtgcatttggcattttatacatctccggacaaaatctatacaatcatgctccatagtaagccagaagtatccggttctcatgattttcttcgctagcaaatggccattcatgtgaggtccacaaacgccactatgcacttctttcatcatatattgagcttcatcttcatcaatgcaccttaaaaggttcaaatctgaggttcttttgtaTAACACTTCTCCATTTAAGAAGAATTTggaagccattctacgcagaaaatTCTTGTCTTTTGTACCAGCATGCAGAGGGTAGGACCCAGTTTTAAGAAACTCCTTAAGATCACTATACCAAGGAACATTGTCAAAAGACTCATTTGCAACCCAGCAGTGGGCAGGCTTGTCTTGAAGTTGAACTTGGATTGGTTCGATCTTTAATTCATCTGGATACTGGATCATGGAAGCcaaggtggccaaagcatcagcaaatgcgtttcgggctcgagggagatgtctgaattccaaattttgaaattgcttggccagagtgagcagactacaatggtagggtagaatttttgaatctttggttatccactgcttcaaaGTTTGGttcacgagcaaatctgaatcactaaaaactatCAACTCCTTGATTTCcatttccaaagccattttgagaccaaaaatgcaagcttcatattcagccatgttattcgtgcaagcgaattgcaatttggcagcggcagggtaatgcttcccttcgggtgacaccaaaacagctccaattccagctccgagagaattcgaagctccatcgaagaaaagcctccattcaggactttgttcacttatatcatctgcagcgcctacaaataggaccctctcgtcagggaaataagtacggagtggttgataatcatcatcccttggattttccgccaaatgatcagctatagcttgccccttgaccgccttttgtgaggtgaaaacaatatcgaatTCTGAGAGAATTATTTGCCATTTCGCCAAACGCCCAGTcagcatcggcttctccaaaagatacttcaaaggatcagaccgggaaataagataagtggtatggctcaacagatagtgtctcaacttctgggctgcccaggccaatgcacagcagcttttctcaatgaatgaataattagcctcgtactgcgtgaacttcttgcttagatagtaaatggcttgttctttccttccggattcatcgtgctgacctagaacacaccctactgctccatcgagtacagataaatacataatcaaaggtcggcccggtttgggcggcactaaaactggtggatgcaacaaataatctttaatcttgtcaaaagcctgttgacactcctcattccaatacaacggcacattctttctcaataatttgaacaacggctcgcatgtggcagttagttggccgatgaacctcccaatgaaattgatcttccctaagaagcttttcacgtccttctgagttttcggcactggcatatctcgaattgctttgattttcgccggatctaTTTCTATGCCCTTCTTGCTGACAATGAAAcccaacagcttacccgcaggtgctccgaaggcgcattttgcaggatttagcttcaaattgtacttccgtAGTCTCTCGAACAATTTCTTCAGATCAACCAAGTGGTcctctgcccttttagacttgattataatgtcatccacgtagacctccatttctcggtggatcatatcatgaaatagggttgtcatggtcctctgatatgttgctccggcattctttaaaccgaaaggcatgactcggtagcaaaaggtaccccaaggggtaatgaaagcagtcttctccctatcctcctctgccattaaaatttggtggtagccagcaaaacaatcgcaaaaggtttcaatctcatgtccggccgtattgtctaagagaatgtgaatgTTTGGTAGAGGGAagtcatctttaggactggctttattgaGGTCTCTATAGTCAATACAAACTCTtacctctccactcttttttggaacagggacaggatttgaaagccaaattgggtaatgggaaacaatgataatgttggttttgagttgtttttcaatttgctcttttattttgaggcttatatctggtttgaattttctgggtttttgttttacgggtggaaaagaagggtccgtgggtaacctatgcaccaccacatcagttgaaatgccagtcatatcatcataggaccacgcaaatacatcctggaacatagtcaaaaattcaaacatctcctttttctgcctctcgtttaaatgaatactaatttgcacctccttaacttcatcctcagtgccaatgttaaccttttctgtttcttccaggttcggttttggtttttcctcatattgttcaaggtcctttgcaaaagaatcgaatacctcctcattatcactctcgctttggagttcggattcacagacctccaagtcatgagtgatatagagattgccgttattgaattccagaattgtgatatccaaagggtcaaataattttatttttggccatctgaaagaattaacgaatgtgggataataagtaaataagcatacaacaaacaaatgaatcaAGCAATATGAATATAAACAATCGAATAAACAACACAACcatgacaagaacaacttgtgcattttcataaagatctttgattgaaagcaaattgaaacgaaaacttaacaatatttacatgcacAAACGTTagttaaaaggaaaattgtcttcattggctatttacagatgcaaaggtattttcatgaattcacatgaatgataaaccccttttagtttaccgaaactccttccgaacgggcagggactcggctgtccaattgggaattgatccttcggggatgtcaggaaattcagcttcgcctggaacactatcttcaaatgttgccccaacgaacaattgAGCCAAACTTGCTTCAATTTCGTCGACTGGATTAACCTCTGATGTGATAACCTCTGTTGGTCGTGGAAAAGTATACCGCAGTGGTGGAATGTCAAAAACCCTTTGCCTGCCCTCTTTCTCTGCTTTCTTacgttccttcatttctttgatATCCTTAGCAGTTGGTCGGAACCCTAAGCCAAATGAATCTTTCTTCTCCATAATCTCCACTGGCTTCAAAACTCCTTGCAGATTTCGTCCTAGTCCCTTGTCAAATTCATAACCTCCTCGgatcatttccttagccatcataACACTGGCCTTTGGTAGAACTTGCTCCTCGTTTGTGATCCAACTTACAGAGACGATATCAGCCGTGCTATGGGGAGTCATGGTGACATTGCGGCTTCCATCCTCTTTTGTCCCAGAATCAGTGATTACAAGGCAATCCTCTTCGGCAAATATAGTGATCAGCTTGTCATTCACTACAAACTTTAGCAATTGATGCAATGAAGAAGGCACAGCCCCagacttgtgaatccatggcctGCCAAGCAAAACGTTGTAAACACtagaaaaatgcatgacttgGCAGGTTATTTGAAACTGGGCGGGCCCCATTTCAACTACTAAATCAATTTCTCCTATTGGCTCTCTTTGCGCTCCATCAAAACCTCGGACtatggtccctgaaggcctcaacTTGACGTCTTGCAAtcctagcttttccaaggtGCTCCAGGGACATATATTAAGAGCAGATCCATTGTCAATTAATACCTTCGGCAGCATTTTTCCGTTGCACCTCACAACTATGTACAGGGCcttgttatgtccaatgccttccGACGGCAACTCCTCGTCGGAAAAAGTAATTTGCTTGGTGAAGAGTACATTCCCAACTACGTGTGAGAAATTATCAACTGAAATGTCTCTAGGAATTTGAGCTTTAGTCAGTACTTCGAGCAATGCATCCCTATGCACATCTGATGAAAAAAGTAGATCCAACATGGATATTTGAGCGGGCGACTTGCTAAGCTTCTCGATCACATTGTATTCGCTTCTTTGGAGCCTTTTAAGGAAATCTAAGGCTTCTCTCTCGGTAATTGTTGGTTTAGCGGGTGGCTCAGAGTTATTTGCTTGAATCGGAATGGTTGCTTCAAACGGGCTTGCAATTTTCCCCGATCTTGTGACCACTGATACTTCCTTCTTTGCAATTGACCTTTCCCCAATCTGCACGTCAGGTTCATCATAATTCCATGGTACTTGTTGCAGGCTCAGGACAGGCTCCTGCTTCGGGAATTCAATAACCACCGGCTCTAAAGACTCACTCTCAGCTGGCGTGAGATCCAAGATAAAGGGTTTCTCGTCCTCTTCAAATGGCAGTTCTATGACAAAAggttggtctgtgaccccaaacacttcagcttccCTTGCCAATTCTTTGACTGGTTCCACATACTCCGTATCATCCAGAATAACCCCAATGGTATTGGCATGTTCCGGTAAAGGGTTCCTATTTACGTTCGGCCCTTGCGCCTCCCTTTTCCGGATTACAATCTCCCCGGCTTCAACCATATCTTGGATTTTATGCTTAAGCGCTTTGCAATCAAAGGTGGCATGTCCGGGGGccccagaatgataagcacagacagctTGTGGATTATACCACGCGGGCATGCCATAGggataggtaggagggggtaccgtaccaattttcccggcggcctttaactggtcatacaattggtctaaaggcctacctaaattggtaaatgtacggccagggggtcggttgtaaggttcagaAGGTTGAGGGTGGttgtaaacaggtctatttggtggaggaaatcttgggttatatggagggtgaggtcggttttggggtggatttggttgggaaatttgaaaaggggctgaaggtgggtttggatagcttgggcgaggtcgagggtggtggatgttggtagtatatacaggaTGCGGATTTGAGTAGTAAGGGTAATGGGGTTGGTAGATTGGGCtgtgttggtatcggggtctgggtgaagggttttggttccaaataaatgttgcatccccctctttctttttgaacggcGGCTTCTTCACATTGCTTCCCTGcccttgtaaagcatccaactgagaTTTCAGGGCAGAGACATTGACAATCTTCCCGGCTCTCACAAAGTCGTCaaactcttccaatttattcacaattgcagcaaaagaacaaccagtcatacggaaaatttcttcgaaatatggaggatcatgcgcctttatgaatgtgcgaataatttcatcctcagtcatcggtggctccaccttcgcagctatctttctccatctcttggcatatgtcttatgatcttcagatggtcgcCTTTTCGTTCCTTCCAGAGTAGTCCGAGTTGGCGCTAGCTCacagttatactcatattgtCTAATGAAGGCATTGGACAGATCGAGCCAGGTCTTCACTTCCTCCGGCTTTAGGTTGGAATACCAGTCAAGCGCATCCCCTTCTAAGCTTTCTGGAAATAATCTCAACGGCAAATTCTCGTCATCCACTGGCttgcccaacttgttagcaaacaagcGCAGGTGCGTTTTAGGGTTGCTTgttccatcatatttgttgaatttaggggtCTTGAACCCCACTGGCAGTTGCACGCTCGGAAACAGGCACAAATCATCATAATCCAACAccccttgtttgcttaaaccttggcttttccggataaattcatcaaaacgatccaAGCGTTTAAGTAACTTCATATTAATCTGGGCAGACGActctcccatttctggcttaTTTTGAAAAGTGTGCTCCGGCACCACGGGCTCCGCGGTGGTTTGATAAAAAGCTGGTGGGTTCTGATGCATGTTTGGGTCGCtttgaggctgaaatccttgacCATAAGGAGGGTAGAAAGGAGGATTTTGAGTAAAAGCATATTGCGGGTTAAAAGTTCCCTCAAAGGTGGTTTGAAatggaggaataacaaatggttcggattgtggttgtgtagcgggtacaggctcaggttgcactccgctactaacgagctcgtcaatcaacttcttctgagcggccatttctgacgccatttccccaaattttgtgagtaactctgtcaactgaaccccaggacttgcagcttccggctgggtagtggcaacggccttatcggatgattctggttgagtactcatgtctacacgattcctttgggccttacttcgggatcgcgtaataatggggcttttccgaaaagctattttgaaatttacctGAAATGAAGAAAGAACTCCCTTAGATAAACCAATGATTactgaatttctgcaatttattcaaaaagagaaagaaaaagaaaaaggcatgagttagtaattattcgaaaaattcggatgcatgtcctatgggggggccctttttgtgccaagggtaggcctagcatgatgcaataCTTTCGGAATGAGACCCATTAATCAAACCTGTTATTTGACAAACACTTTGTGAGAAGGGATTCATTGCAAAAACCAAATACATCTGTTTACATCATATTGCGAAGGCGATTTTGTACAAGATCACCAAAGTTCCTAAGCCTATCTAGTACAGAGTCTTTACTCTCTCTAGTATATGGCATCTGGACACGTTCGGCTTGATCATATAATTCCCCACATTTCCGCTTCATCTCTTGGCGCCTTTCTCGCTCCTTCTCATATAACCTCTTGTTTTCTTCTGCCTTTCCTTTGTGCACTTCGATGGATTTCTTCAACTGTACCACCTCCATGTCCTGGGCTTTAATGATGGCTCTCAGCTTCTCAATTTCCTCATACGGCTCATGTTGCAACCCTTGCGTGGTGGAATCTTTCAACCAATCCTCGTATGGTGCGGTCATTACCCCCTTCTGTTTGAGCTCCGGAAGATAACGAATGCTTCTATCGTCGGATATTGTTCTCCAAGATTCAGTGATTTGACTCTTCATAGGGATCTCTTTTGGGCATACCCCCTGATCAAAGAAAATGGTGACTTCACTAAACTCGGAAATCGGTGGCGGCCCCTGAATGCGACCTAGTTGTCTGAGAAATCTTTTCGGGGTATATGAGATGATTCCTTGAGTTCCCAGCAAGAGAACACGTTTGGATTCCTTAGTGCGAAGTATCGGCTCAAAGCAGTCCGTCCAATCTAATACCCACCTAATGTTGAAATCTTGCAATGTTTCCAAGTAATCCACACATTCGGATGCGTTCTTAGGTAGATCTCCCTCGTTGACTCTTTTGGGATGTGTGATTACCCAATTATATCCAACCACCGGCAAACTATTGGCAACTGATGCTTGTCTCTTAAAATGTTCCGTAGCCCATATGTATAAAACCAAGTTCGCCCCATGGAaaaacttttctcccttttgacAACCAGTACAAGCTAAGAAAATATCTGCGAGAATAGTCGGGACTATAGAGCATTGCTTACCCTGAATTCCTAAGAAAAGGTCATTCACAATTTTTGCTGATTTGAAGGCTATCTTTTGATCTTTTCGCGGAAAGAGATAGGTCCCAGCCATAACTACCCCATATACTAGTAGCCTTTTGCGCTCCCATACGGCTTTGGAAGTGAACACAAAATCCGTCACATGCCTCTCGAATCCATCGCGTGGCGCAAATCGTTCAAACAGAATATTCACAGCGACGCCCTGATCTGACCCTCGTAGCACGGACTCTTTCAATcctataatttgacaaaattcggCCTTGTCGGAGGCAAATGGAAACACCAAGGCAGTTCCTCGTGTGGGTAAACCAAGGAGACCAGCTACTTCTTCGAGTGTTATAGTCATTTGCCTATTGCCTATTCTAAAAGCAGTACACTCGGGGTCCCAAAGATGAACTAAAGCCTCTACCAAATAATTGTTGGATTTGATCTGCTTAAAGTCTCCAATTGGTCCTAAAAATTGGGCTACTTGATTCAATTCACTAGGTAACATGAAGGTGGGCCATTGTTGAACCTCAGTTGACGGTATTAACAATTGATAGATGCGGCGAGGGCAAGCCATCTGATAATGAAGAGAGTAGTTTGTCAATTACCTTACCTACGAGTCTCATTCCTCCAGTTATGCGATAACTTAAACGTGCAGTCCCTtgaagggttaaatacccatgggacaCAAAAGGGTTGGCTTTATTCCTAAAACGGGATTCCCTACGTGgcgttccctttctagggtttatgcatgatgccattttattaaaacaataaaatatgcaatttgaaatgaaacgtgacctaaggaaccctttatttgccagagTAGGCCTAAAACGGTATGGCATTATGAATTGATGAACAAAATAAACCATAATTTgtcaaacgtgcaatagcctatctacaagggtaggtcctaaaagaaggtcatgccagacctcttatttcttaatgtttgtgaatgccaaagacaaaaacaaggaaacgtgagctcaacacataatcacataacacatttggacaaatagaaaatataaaaggcaataaagataaataagaaaagagggttgggacccctcccctcgtgaatagtgtccctagttcaggataatggctgactctaccctaggcagtTCTAATATGAATGCATGAGgcttggcttactaatgcatctagactcgataggtcataggccccgagccttcagacttagaaaccaagggtcatcaatcccaaggttctttgtcggtggctcgagcgattccccaaacaccgctacgcacacatcgtgtcacggctacgtgtttgagtgaatctatcaaaacctcaatcttcgaccaaaagctaaaggctatcaaccaatagctttaagcggaagattgagtgacccattggaacatgctacacacacatcgtgtcgtgatcacatgtccaagtgagtcacctaatcctaatagggtggagtggcgtgacaagccactaaagaaaaataaaagggataaataattaaagcgtatgcacgtatgctagtgctcgtttggaggggagggatcaagaaccaacgcgaggctctaaggtgatgtcccccacccaaatgcaatgcaagcgcgagataaacaagtaaacatacatccaatcaaccaatcatacattcacgagcgagggagtagttggatacgcgtgaaatgcaaaaaatcctaaaaaaggaaaaaatgcaaccctaaaacacccaaatgtgatatatgaaaaggttaaaagaagaaaaagattgattaaatcaaatttgctcggactctcgaatgtccccagtggagtcgccaactgtcgcgccccattttttttgataaaaaataaataaatggtttgagaaagatgtattttttgattcaatttgtgattggaaaatgaattgttatttaaaagaaaaatgggtctaaatgggggtttgagaatgcgacgatttgacccaaaattatagtttaaaaagggtttttgaaataaataataaaaataaataaaataaaaaatcggagtcgccacttggtaatgagttaaggtgtaccaagtcacctaaaaatgaatttttaaagaaaaataggaaaaaatattaagaaaccccttttaaacgactcctagtccacgtaaaccaacgaaaaaggttcgggagtcacatttgacgaaggggaaggcaaggataaaaatccaaggcaccccttcgacctagccaaggctagttgcgtgatttaatcaaagattttcttgttttaaccaaagaatttattacatttggatgtactatatgaatgcaaaccctagacctaggggtattgggagaaatttctcttcaagggttgaatggtgccaatcacattaattgtgaagcccaataatgaccctttggagaggtcacgaataatgcgagtgggatgcaaatgaatgaaatgcatgtatgcaatgtgaggacatgagtttgaaaaagtaataaaaaacaataaatatgtaaatgaaaatgtgcacgtgagtgggcaaggtacggtatgtgaaatgataatatgaagtgcatgtgtgcaagggatgataaaa
It includes:
- the LOC140004763 gene encoding uncharacterized protein, whose product is MPAWYNPQAVCAYHSGAPGHATFDCKALKHKIQDMVEAGEIVIRKREAQGPNVNRNPLPEHANTIGVILDDTEYVEPVKELAREAEVFGVTDQPFVIELPFEEDEKPFILDLTPAESESLEPVVIEFPKQEPVLSLQQVPWNYDEPDVQIGERSIAKKEVSVVTRSGKIASPFEATIPIQANNSEPPAKPTITEREALDFLKRLQRSEYNVIEKLSKSPAQISMLDLLFSSDVHRDALLEVLTKAQIPRDISVDNFSHVVGNVLFTKQITFSDEELPSEGIGHNKALYIVVRCNGKMLPKVLIDNGSALNICPWSTLEKLGLQDVKLRPSGTIVRGFDGAQREPIGEIDLVVEMGPAQFQITCQVMHFSSVYNVLLGRPWIHKSGAVPSSLHQLLKFVVNDKLITIFAEEDCLVITDSGTKEDGSRNVTMTPHSTADIVSVSWITNEEQVLPKASVMMAKEMIRGGYEFDKGLGRNLQGVLKPVEIMEKKDSFGLGFRPTAKDIKEMKERKKAEKEGRQRVFDIPPLRYTFPRPTEVITSEDINWGNAVFTHVWDGSCITS